Proteins from a genomic interval of Salmo salar chromosome ssa14, Ssal_v3.1, whole genome shotgun sequence:
- the LOC106569980 gene encoding zinc finger protein 665 isoform X1 produces the protein MDSSLYLCSTCYQIFNSLEVVISHQLTCQPVNTEEMVPAAPPTAQTESSRVVLESQNGPSQHQERNQKRTFMMNPNLPYLHSHIEKRATGSPTGSNSPQNQTQTQNLTSPALLIHYQCRECEALFESLELWQKHSKLGDCSATTGSEPRDQEMDTECQPVIGDEKGVEEQSGRGMDVNIEEDGDKEREEEVDYGGGMEQEHSIEIELESETNSNSQHSFPNTPMFTNPAACSSNPTASSSRQTSFCVACGSGFSTESALKLHRVVIHGLPGALHHCDLCGKSFMNTTKYLYHRRQHRDRGKKDLELSTPRVDHILPKPLFQWKSNSAVASGGEETPTHPPLTTTTLPDPSTSLPALETTPGDHFGPCPHCGRFFKSCSRMRTHIQAHSGLQPFKCDLCPKTFAYSRCVTHHRITHSARKPYTCLRCGKSYTLLGTLQTHHLLHEHQDALNKDGVVVKEDTVKEEGPGVVNDAESKNSKYPTFFRYKCPDCPRCFRMSSQVPVHRYSHTGKCPFTCSICGEHFFHKSRLKLHALTHDGQRNTNGVVDIVKGTGQGRGRGQGRRRDKTTGLLDCEFCRHHCVTKEGLDLHRLSHAGQTPLRCPMTPCRRRYATAASLEEHLLTHCPAPGYTVAAADLPKPRPFHCHHCGKDFTTGSSLSVHLRVHTGEKPFQCSQCWKRFRQIPHLRDHERLHSGERPFVCGVCGKSFVLAARLTEHARTHSGEKPFSCPMCHRAFRSLSNLGKHRKTHRCCPPTQPQEGISEQTAVLGVKIRGNMDNMEGQAAVRTILLVQPQVVSQGGSSSVSAPLVLLHPSVAVGNGQAGAVGGTIMRHAIEVIVEQAGEQRVKS, from the exons ATGGACTCCTCCCTCTACTTGTGCTCTACCTGCTACCAGATATTCAACTCTCTGGAGGTGGTGATCTCTCATCAGCTCACCTGCCAACCGGTCAACACAGAGGAGATGGTCCCTGCAGCGCCACCTACAGCACAGACCGAG AGCTCCAGAGTGGTGCTTGAGTCTCAGAATGGACCATCCCAGCACCAAGAGAGAAACCAAAAGAGAACCTTCATGATGAACCCAAACCTGCCCTACCTGCACTCCCACATAGAGAAGAGAGCGACTGGAAGTCCGACCGGTTCCAACAGCCCTCAGAACCAGACCCAAACGCAAAACCTGACTAGCCCGGCCCTGCTCATCCACTATCAGTGTAGGGAATGTGAGGCGTTGTTTGAGTCCCTGGAGCTGTGGCAGAAGCACAGCAAGCTGGGTGACTGTTCTGCAACCACTGGGTCAGAACCAAGGGACCAGGAAATGGACACAGAGTGTCAGCCTGTGATAGGAGATGAAAAGGGGGTGGAGGAACAGAGTGGTAGAGGGATGGATGTGAATATAGAGGAGGATGGtgacaaagagagggaggaagaggtagactatggaggagggatggaacaAGAACATAGCATTGAGATTGAATTGGAATCAGAAACAAACTCCAACTCCCAGCATTCCTTCCCCAACACTCCCATGTTTACAAACCCTGCTGCCTGTAGTTCCAATCCAACTGCTTCCTCCTCGAGACAGACCTCCTTCTGTGTGGCCTGTGGCTCGGGCTTCAGCACTGAGTCGGCGCTAAAGCTGCACCGTGTGGTCATCCACGGCTTGCCGGGGGCGCTACATCACTGTGACCTGTGTGGAAAGAGCTTTATGAACACTACCAAGTACCTCTACCACCGCAGGCAGCATCGAGACAGAGGGAAAAAGGACTTGGAGCTCTCCACACCCCGGGTGGACCACATTTTACCTAAGCCTCTGTTCCAGTGGAAAAGCAACAGTG CTGTGGCGAGTGGTGGAGAAGAGACCCCGACCCATCCACCCCTCACTACCAccaccctccctgacccttccaCCTCGCTACCGGCCCTGGAAACAACACCAGGGGACCACTTCGGACCGTGCCCCCACTGCGGGCGTTTCTTCAAGAGCTGCAGCCGCATGCGCACCCACATCCAGGCCCACTCAGGCCTCCAGCCGTTTAAGTGTGACCTCTGCCCCAAGACGTTTGCCTACAGCAGATGCGTGACGCACCACCGTATCACCCACAGCGCCCGCAAGCCTTACACCTGCCTGCGCTGCGGCAAGAGCTACACGCTGTTGGGCACGCTCCAGACCCACCACCTACTACACGAACACCAGGATGCCTTGAACAAAGATGGCGTTGTGGTGAAGGAGGACACAGTCAAGGAGGAGGGTCCTGGTGTGGTCAATGACGCAGAGTCAAAGAACTCAAAGTACCCAACGTTTTTTCGATACAAATGCCCCGATTGTCCACGCTGCTTCCGAATGTCCTCTCAGGTGCCGGTTCACAG ATACTCTCACACAGGGAAGTGTCCGTTCACCTGCTCCATCTGTGGTGAACACTTCTTCCACAAGAGCAGGCTGAAGCTTCATGCTCTCACACACGACGGTCAGAGAAATACTAATG GAGTGGTGGACATAGTTAAGGGAACAGGCCAGGGTAGAGGCCGTGGCCAAGGCAGAAGGCGGGACAAGACCACAGGGCTTCTGGACTGTGAGTTCTGCCGCCACCACTGTGTCACCAAGGAAGGCCTGGACCTCCACAGATTGTCCCACGCCGGACAGACCCCTTTGCGCTGCCCCATGACCCCCTGCAGACGGCGCTATGCAACGGCAGCCTCCCTGGAAGAGCACCTCCTTACCCACTGCCCGGCGCCTGGGTACACGGTGGCCGCCGCCGATCTCCCCAAGCCCCGTCCCTTCCACTGCCATCACTGTGGGAAGGACTTCACCACCGGCTCATCACTCAGTGTCCACCTTAGAGTCCACACGGGGGAGAAGCCCTTTCAG TGTTCCCAATGTTGGAAGCGCTTCCGACAGATCCCTCACCTGCGCGACCACGAGCGTCTGCACAGCGGCGAGCGTCCCTTCGTCTGCGGTGTCTGTGGCAAGAGCTTCGTCCTGGCTGCCCGCCTCACGGAGCACGCCCGCACTCACAGTGGCGAGAAACCATTCTCCTGCCCCATGTGCCACCGGGCCTTCCGCTCCCTCTCCAACCTGGGAAAGCACCGCAAGACCCACCGCTGCTGCCCCCCCACACAGCCACAAGAGGGCATCAGCGAGCAGACCGCTGTCCTAGGGGTCAAAATTCGGGGGAATATGGACAATATGGAGGGTCAGGCGGCCGTGCGTACGATCTTACTTGTTCAGCCCCAAGTGGTCTCTCAGGGAGGATCTTCTTCCGTATCTGCTCCCCTCGTCCTCCTGCACCCCTCAGTTGCTGTGGGCAACGGACAGGCCGGGGCTGTGGGGGGCACCATTATGCGGCATGCCATCGAGGTCATCGTGGAGCAGGCTGGTGAGCAGCGGGTGAAAAGTTGA
- the LOC106569980 gene encoding zinc finger protein 665 isoform X2 has protein sequence MDSSLYLCSTCYQIFNSLEVVISHQLTCQPVNTEEMVPAAPPTAQTESSRVVLESQNGPSQHQERNQKRTFMMNPNLPYLHSHIEKRATGSPTGSNSPQNQTQTQNLTSPALLIHYQCRECEALFESLELWQKHSKLGDCSATTGSEPRDQEMDTECQPVIGDEKGVEEQSGRGMDVNIEEDGDKEREEEVDYGGGMEQEHSIEIELESETNSNSQHSFPNTPMFTNPAACSSNPTASSSRQTSFCVACGSGFSTESALKLHRVVIHGLPGALHHCDLCGKSFMNTTKYLYHRRQHRDRGKKDLELSTPRVDHILPKPLFQWKSNSAVASGGEETPTHPPLTTTTLPDPSTSLPALETTPGDHFGPCPHCGRFFKSCSRMRTHIQAHSGLQPFKCDLCPKTFAYSRCVTHHRITHSARKPYTCLRCGKSYTLLGTLQTHHLLHEHQDALNKDGVVVKEDTVKEEGPGVVNDAESKNSKYPTFFRYKCPDCPRCFRMSSQVPVHRYSHTGKCPFTCSICGEHFFHKSRLKLHALTHDGVVDIVKGTGQGRGRGQGRRRDKTTGLLDCEFCRHHCVTKEGLDLHRLSHAGQTPLRCPMTPCRRRYATAASLEEHLLTHCPAPGYTVAAADLPKPRPFHCHHCGKDFTTGSSLSVHLRVHTGEKPFQCSQCWKRFRQIPHLRDHERLHSGERPFVCGVCGKSFVLAARLTEHARTHSGEKPFSCPMCHRAFRSLSNLGKHRKTHRCCPPTQPQEGISEQTAVLGVKIRGNMDNMEGQAAVRTILLVQPQVVSQGGSSSVSAPLVLLHPSVAVGNGQAGAVGGTIMRHAIEVIVEQAGEQRVKS, from the exons ATGGACTCCTCCCTCTACTTGTGCTCTACCTGCTACCAGATATTCAACTCTCTGGAGGTGGTGATCTCTCATCAGCTCACCTGCCAACCGGTCAACACAGAGGAGATGGTCCCTGCAGCGCCACCTACAGCACAGACCGAG AGCTCCAGAGTGGTGCTTGAGTCTCAGAATGGACCATCCCAGCACCAAGAGAGAAACCAAAAGAGAACCTTCATGATGAACCCAAACCTGCCCTACCTGCACTCCCACATAGAGAAGAGAGCGACTGGAAGTCCGACCGGTTCCAACAGCCCTCAGAACCAGACCCAAACGCAAAACCTGACTAGCCCGGCCCTGCTCATCCACTATCAGTGTAGGGAATGTGAGGCGTTGTTTGAGTCCCTGGAGCTGTGGCAGAAGCACAGCAAGCTGGGTGACTGTTCTGCAACCACTGGGTCAGAACCAAGGGACCAGGAAATGGACACAGAGTGTCAGCCTGTGATAGGAGATGAAAAGGGGGTGGAGGAACAGAGTGGTAGAGGGATGGATGTGAATATAGAGGAGGATGGtgacaaagagagggaggaagaggtagactatggaggagggatggaacaAGAACATAGCATTGAGATTGAATTGGAATCAGAAACAAACTCCAACTCCCAGCATTCCTTCCCCAACACTCCCATGTTTACAAACCCTGCTGCCTGTAGTTCCAATCCAACTGCTTCCTCCTCGAGACAGACCTCCTTCTGTGTGGCCTGTGGCTCGGGCTTCAGCACTGAGTCGGCGCTAAAGCTGCACCGTGTGGTCATCCACGGCTTGCCGGGGGCGCTACATCACTGTGACCTGTGTGGAAAGAGCTTTATGAACACTACCAAGTACCTCTACCACCGCAGGCAGCATCGAGACAGAGGGAAAAAGGACTTGGAGCTCTCCACACCCCGGGTGGACCACATTTTACCTAAGCCTCTGTTCCAGTGGAAAAGCAACAGTG CTGTGGCGAGTGGTGGAGAAGAGACCCCGACCCATCCACCCCTCACTACCAccaccctccctgacccttccaCCTCGCTACCGGCCCTGGAAACAACACCAGGGGACCACTTCGGACCGTGCCCCCACTGCGGGCGTTTCTTCAAGAGCTGCAGCCGCATGCGCACCCACATCCAGGCCCACTCAGGCCTCCAGCCGTTTAAGTGTGACCTCTGCCCCAAGACGTTTGCCTACAGCAGATGCGTGACGCACCACCGTATCACCCACAGCGCCCGCAAGCCTTACACCTGCCTGCGCTGCGGCAAGAGCTACACGCTGTTGGGCACGCTCCAGACCCACCACCTACTACACGAACACCAGGATGCCTTGAACAAAGATGGCGTTGTGGTGAAGGAGGACACAGTCAAGGAGGAGGGTCCTGGTGTGGTCAATGACGCAGAGTCAAAGAACTCAAAGTACCCAACGTTTTTTCGATACAAATGCCCCGATTGTCCACGCTGCTTCCGAATGTCCTCTCAGGTGCCGGTTCACAG ATACTCTCACACAGGGAAGTGTCCGTTCACCTGCTCCATCTGTGGTGAACACTTCTTCCACAAGAGCAGGCTGAAGCTTCATGCTCTCACACACGACG GAGTGGTGGACATAGTTAAGGGAACAGGCCAGGGTAGAGGCCGTGGCCAAGGCAGAAGGCGGGACAAGACCACAGGGCTTCTGGACTGTGAGTTCTGCCGCCACCACTGTGTCACCAAGGAAGGCCTGGACCTCCACAGATTGTCCCACGCCGGACAGACCCCTTTGCGCTGCCCCATGACCCCCTGCAGACGGCGCTATGCAACGGCAGCCTCCCTGGAAGAGCACCTCCTTACCCACTGCCCGGCGCCTGGGTACACGGTGGCCGCCGCCGATCTCCCCAAGCCCCGTCCCTTCCACTGCCATCACTGTGGGAAGGACTTCACCACCGGCTCATCACTCAGTGTCCACCTTAGAGTCCACACGGGGGAGAAGCCCTTTCAG TGTTCCCAATGTTGGAAGCGCTTCCGACAGATCCCTCACCTGCGCGACCACGAGCGTCTGCACAGCGGCGAGCGTCCCTTCGTCTGCGGTGTCTGTGGCAAGAGCTTCGTCCTGGCTGCCCGCCTCACGGAGCACGCCCGCACTCACAGTGGCGAGAAACCATTCTCCTGCCCCATGTGCCACCGGGCCTTCCGCTCCCTCTCCAACCTGGGAAAGCACCGCAAGACCCACCGCTGCTGCCCCCCCACACAGCCACAAGAGGGCATCAGCGAGCAGACCGCTGTCCTAGGGGTCAAAATTCGGGGGAATATGGACAATATGGAGGGTCAGGCGGCCGTGCGTACGATCTTACTTGTTCAGCCCCAAGTGGTCTCTCAGGGAGGATCTTCTTCCGTATCTGCTCCCCTCGTCCTCCTGCACCCCTCAGTTGCTGTGGGCAACGGACAGGCCGGGGCTGTGGGGGGCACCATTATGCGGCATGCCATCGAGGTCATCGTGGAGCAGGCTGGTGAGCAGCGGGTGAAAAGTTGA
- the LOC106569980 gene encoding zinc finger protein 574 isoform X3 produces the protein MDSSLYLCSTCYQIFNSLEVVISHQLTCQPVNTEEMVPAAPPTAQTESSRVVLESQNGPSQHQERNQKRTFMMNPNLPYLHSHIEKRATGSPTGSNSPQNQTQTQNLTSPALLIHYQCRECEALFESLELWQKHSKLGDCSATTGSEPRDQEMDTECQPVIGDEKGVEEQSGRGMDVNIEEDGDKEREEEVDYGGGMEQEHSIEIELESETNSNSQHSFPNTPMFTNPAACSSNPTASSSRQTSFCVACGSGFSTESALKLHRVVIHGLPGALHHCDLCGKSFMNTTKYLYHRRQHRDRGKKDLELSTPRVDHILPKPLFQWKSNSAVASGGEETPTHPPLTTTTLPDPSTSLPALETTPGDHFGPCPHCGRFFKSCSRMRTHIQAHSGLQPFKCDLCPKTFAYSRCVTHHRITHSARKPYTCLRCGKSYTLLGTLQTHHLLHEHQDALNKDGVVVKEDTVKEEGPGVVNDAESKNSKYPTFFRYKCPDCPRCFRMSSQVPVHRYSHTGKCPFTCSICGEHFFHKSRLKLHALTHDGQRNTNGVVDIVKGTGQGRGRGQGRRRDKTTGLLDCEFCRHHCVTKEGLDLHRLSHAGQTPLRCPMTPCRRRYATAASLEEHLLTHCPAPGYTVAAADLPKPRPFHCHHCGKDFTTGSSLSVHLRVHTGEKPFQVLDCRKLGLVMYWAIRTTLCSALRVPNVGSASDRSLTCATTSVCTAASVPSSAVSVARASSWLPASRSTPALTVARNHSPAPCATGPSAPSPTWESTARPTAAAPPHSHKRASASRPLS, from the exons ATGGACTCCTCCCTCTACTTGTGCTCTACCTGCTACCAGATATTCAACTCTCTGGAGGTGGTGATCTCTCATCAGCTCACCTGCCAACCGGTCAACACAGAGGAGATGGTCCCTGCAGCGCCACCTACAGCACAGACCGAG AGCTCCAGAGTGGTGCTTGAGTCTCAGAATGGACCATCCCAGCACCAAGAGAGAAACCAAAAGAGAACCTTCATGATGAACCCAAACCTGCCCTACCTGCACTCCCACATAGAGAAGAGAGCGACTGGAAGTCCGACCGGTTCCAACAGCCCTCAGAACCAGACCCAAACGCAAAACCTGACTAGCCCGGCCCTGCTCATCCACTATCAGTGTAGGGAATGTGAGGCGTTGTTTGAGTCCCTGGAGCTGTGGCAGAAGCACAGCAAGCTGGGTGACTGTTCTGCAACCACTGGGTCAGAACCAAGGGACCAGGAAATGGACACAGAGTGTCAGCCTGTGATAGGAGATGAAAAGGGGGTGGAGGAACAGAGTGGTAGAGGGATGGATGTGAATATAGAGGAGGATGGtgacaaagagagggaggaagaggtagactatggaggagggatggaacaAGAACATAGCATTGAGATTGAATTGGAATCAGAAACAAACTCCAACTCCCAGCATTCCTTCCCCAACACTCCCATGTTTACAAACCCTGCTGCCTGTAGTTCCAATCCAACTGCTTCCTCCTCGAGACAGACCTCCTTCTGTGTGGCCTGTGGCTCGGGCTTCAGCACTGAGTCGGCGCTAAAGCTGCACCGTGTGGTCATCCACGGCTTGCCGGGGGCGCTACATCACTGTGACCTGTGTGGAAAGAGCTTTATGAACACTACCAAGTACCTCTACCACCGCAGGCAGCATCGAGACAGAGGGAAAAAGGACTTGGAGCTCTCCACACCCCGGGTGGACCACATTTTACCTAAGCCTCTGTTCCAGTGGAAAAGCAACAGTG CTGTGGCGAGTGGTGGAGAAGAGACCCCGACCCATCCACCCCTCACTACCAccaccctccctgacccttccaCCTCGCTACCGGCCCTGGAAACAACACCAGGGGACCACTTCGGACCGTGCCCCCACTGCGGGCGTTTCTTCAAGAGCTGCAGCCGCATGCGCACCCACATCCAGGCCCACTCAGGCCTCCAGCCGTTTAAGTGTGACCTCTGCCCCAAGACGTTTGCCTACAGCAGATGCGTGACGCACCACCGTATCACCCACAGCGCCCGCAAGCCTTACACCTGCCTGCGCTGCGGCAAGAGCTACACGCTGTTGGGCACGCTCCAGACCCACCACCTACTACACGAACACCAGGATGCCTTGAACAAAGATGGCGTTGTGGTGAAGGAGGACACAGTCAAGGAGGAGGGTCCTGGTGTGGTCAATGACGCAGAGTCAAAGAACTCAAAGTACCCAACGTTTTTTCGATACAAATGCCCCGATTGTCCACGCTGCTTCCGAATGTCCTCTCAGGTGCCGGTTCACAG ATACTCTCACACAGGGAAGTGTCCGTTCACCTGCTCCATCTGTGGTGAACACTTCTTCCACAAGAGCAGGCTGAAGCTTCATGCTCTCACACACGACGGTCAGAGAAATACTAATG GAGTGGTGGACATAGTTAAGGGAACAGGCCAGGGTAGAGGCCGTGGCCAAGGCAGAAGGCGGGACAAGACCACAGGGCTTCTGGACTGTGAGTTCTGCCGCCACCACTGTGTCACCAAGGAAGGCCTGGACCTCCACAGATTGTCCCACGCCGGACAGACCCCTTTGCGCTGCCCCATGACCCCCTGCAGACGGCGCTATGCAACGGCAGCCTCCCTGGAAGAGCACCTCCTTACCCACTGCCCGGCGCCTGGGTACACGGTGGCCGCCGCCGATCTCCCCAAGCCCCGTCCCTTCCACTGCCATCACTGTGGGAAGGACTTCACCACCGGCTCATCACTCAGTGTCCACCTTAGAGTCCACACGGGGGAGAAGCCCTTTCAG gtcctggattgcaggaagcttggcctcgtgatgtactgggccatacgcactaccctctgtagcgccttacg TGTTCCCAATGTTGGAAGCGCTTCCGACAGATCCCTCACCTGCGCGACCACGAGCGTCTGCACAGCGGCGAGCGTCCCTTCGTCTGCGGTGTCTGTGGCAAGAGCTTCGTCCTGGCTGCCCGCCTCACGGAGCACGCCCGCACTCACAGTGGCGAGAAACCATTCTCCTGCCCCATGTGCCACCGGGCCTTCCGCTCCCTCTCCAACCTGGGAAAGCACCGCAAGACCCACCGCTGCTGCCCCCCCACACAGCCACAAGAGGGCATCAGCGAGCAGACCGCTGTCCTAG
- the LOC106569980 gene encoding zinc finger protein 665 isoform X4 → MMNPNLPYLHSHIEKRATGSPTGSNSPQNQTQTQNLTSPALLIHYQCRECEALFESLELWQKHSKLGDCSATTGSEPRDQEMDTECQPVIGDEKGVEEQSGRGMDVNIEEDGDKEREEEVDYGGGMEQEHSIEIELESETNSNSQHSFPNTPMFTNPAACSSNPTASSSRQTSFCVACGSGFSTESALKLHRVVIHGLPGALHHCDLCGKSFMNTTKYLYHRRQHRDRGKKDLELSTPRVDHILPKPLFQWKSNSAVASGGEETPTHPPLTTTTLPDPSTSLPALETTPGDHFGPCPHCGRFFKSCSRMRTHIQAHSGLQPFKCDLCPKTFAYSRCVTHHRITHSARKPYTCLRCGKSYTLLGTLQTHHLLHEHQDALNKDGVVVKEDTVKEEGPGVVNDAESKNSKYPTFFRYKCPDCPRCFRMSSQVPVHRYSHTGKCPFTCSICGEHFFHKSRLKLHALTHDGQRNTNGVVDIVKGTGQGRGRGQGRRRDKTTGLLDCEFCRHHCVTKEGLDLHRLSHAGQTPLRCPMTPCRRRYATAASLEEHLLTHCPAPGYTVAAADLPKPRPFHCHHCGKDFTTGSSLSVHLRVHTGEKPFQCSQCWKRFRQIPHLRDHERLHSGERPFVCGVCGKSFVLAARLTEHARTHSGEKPFSCPMCHRAFRSLSNLGKHRKTHRCCPPTQPQEGISEQTAVLGVKIRGNMDNMEGQAAVRTILLVQPQVVSQGGSSSVSAPLVLLHPSVAVGNGQAGAVGGTIMRHAIEVIVEQAGEQRVKS, encoded by the exons ATGATGAACCCAAACCTGCCCTACCTGCACTCCCACATAGAGAAGAGAGCGACTGGAAGTCCGACCGGTTCCAACAGCCCTCAGAACCAGACCCAAACGCAAAACCTGACTAGCCCGGCCCTGCTCATCCACTATCAGTGTAGGGAATGTGAGGCGTTGTTTGAGTCCCTGGAGCTGTGGCAGAAGCACAGCAAGCTGGGTGACTGTTCTGCAACCACTGGGTCAGAACCAAGGGACCAGGAAATGGACACAGAGTGTCAGCCTGTGATAGGAGATGAAAAGGGGGTGGAGGAACAGAGTGGTAGAGGGATGGATGTGAATATAGAGGAGGATGGtgacaaagagagggaggaagaggtagactatggaggagggatggaacaAGAACATAGCATTGAGATTGAATTGGAATCAGAAACAAACTCCAACTCCCAGCATTCCTTCCCCAACACTCCCATGTTTACAAACCCTGCTGCCTGTAGTTCCAATCCAACTGCTTCCTCCTCGAGACAGACCTCCTTCTGTGTGGCCTGTGGCTCGGGCTTCAGCACTGAGTCGGCGCTAAAGCTGCACCGTGTGGTCATCCACGGCTTGCCGGGGGCGCTACATCACTGTGACCTGTGTGGAAAGAGCTTTATGAACACTACCAAGTACCTCTACCACCGCAGGCAGCATCGAGACAGAGGGAAAAAGGACTTGGAGCTCTCCACACCCCGGGTGGACCACATTTTACCTAAGCCTCTGTTCCAGTGGAAAAGCAACAGTG CTGTGGCGAGTGGTGGAGAAGAGACCCCGACCCATCCACCCCTCACTACCAccaccctccctgacccttccaCCTCGCTACCGGCCCTGGAAACAACACCAGGGGACCACTTCGGACCGTGCCCCCACTGCGGGCGTTTCTTCAAGAGCTGCAGCCGCATGCGCACCCACATCCAGGCCCACTCAGGCCTCCAGCCGTTTAAGTGTGACCTCTGCCCCAAGACGTTTGCCTACAGCAGATGCGTGACGCACCACCGTATCACCCACAGCGCCCGCAAGCCTTACACCTGCCTGCGCTGCGGCAAGAGCTACACGCTGTTGGGCACGCTCCAGACCCACCACCTACTACACGAACACCAGGATGCCTTGAACAAAGATGGCGTTGTGGTGAAGGAGGACACAGTCAAGGAGGAGGGTCCTGGTGTGGTCAATGACGCAGAGTCAAAGAACTCAAAGTACCCAACGTTTTTTCGATACAAATGCCCCGATTGTCCACGCTGCTTCCGAATGTCCTCTCAGGTGCCGGTTCACAG ATACTCTCACACAGGGAAGTGTCCGTTCACCTGCTCCATCTGTGGTGAACACTTCTTCCACAAGAGCAGGCTGAAGCTTCATGCTCTCACACACGACGGTCAGAGAAATACTAATG GAGTGGTGGACATAGTTAAGGGAACAGGCCAGGGTAGAGGCCGTGGCCAAGGCAGAAGGCGGGACAAGACCACAGGGCTTCTGGACTGTGAGTTCTGCCGCCACCACTGTGTCACCAAGGAAGGCCTGGACCTCCACAGATTGTCCCACGCCGGACAGACCCCTTTGCGCTGCCCCATGACCCCCTGCAGACGGCGCTATGCAACGGCAGCCTCCCTGGAAGAGCACCTCCTTACCCACTGCCCGGCGCCTGGGTACACGGTGGCCGCCGCCGATCTCCCCAAGCCCCGTCCCTTCCACTGCCATCACTGTGGGAAGGACTTCACCACCGGCTCATCACTCAGTGTCCACCTTAGAGTCCACACGGGGGAGAAGCCCTTTCAG TGTTCCCAATGTTGGAAGCGCTTCCGACAGATCCCTCACCTGCGCGACCACGAGCGTCTGCACAGCGGCGAGCGTCCCTTCGTCTGCGGTGTCTGTGGCAAGAGCTTCGTCCTGGCTGCCCGCCTCACGGAGCACGCCCGCACTCACAGTGGCGAGAAACCATTCTCCTGCCCCATGTGCCACCGGGCCTTCCGCTCCCTCTCCAACCTGGGAAAGCACCGCAAGACCCACCGCTGCTGCCCCCCCACACAGCCACAAGAGGGCATCAGCGAGCAGACCGCTGTCCTAGGGGTCAAAATTCGGGGGAATATGGACAATATGGAGGGTCAGGCGGCCGTGCGTACGATCTTACTTGTTCAGCCCCAAGTGGTCTCTCAGGGAGGATCTTCTTCCGTATCTGCTCCCCTCGTCCTCCTGCACCCCTCAGTTGCTGTGGGCAACGGACAGGCCGGGGCTGTGGGGGGCACCATTATGCGGCATGCCATCGAGGTCATCGTGGAGCAGGCTGGTGAGCAGCGGGTGAAAAGTTGA